Part of the Montipora foliosa isolate CH-2021 chromosome 13, ASM3666993v2, whole genome shotgun sequence genome is shown below.
cgcaacatatcgcaTAACCTCGCGTCGTTGTTTATCTCTTCCATCGTTTTTATAGTTAAGTTAAGCACGAAGTTACTTAAGTTAAGAAGTTGCTTAAGTTAAGAAGTTGGTTAAACTAAGAAGTTCCAAGTCAAGAAGAAGTTTTTTATTTGTCCAATGTTCCGGGGATAAAGCCGCACACAGGTATTTAAATTATTCTCGTTGTACCAATTGttgcaagtttcaagtttgcCGATTAAGCTTTAGGTTTTcgctttgtaaataattgtttttcgttgcgtttcttacaatttggattgtaatttatttgctttttagttttattgatttttcgtATTTGTAACttcaatttttataattttcagttttcacgGTGTGACGTGAGAGTTTTGTAAACATCATTAAACCTTGAATCAATCAAGCCTTCAACTTGAATTCTCCTTCGCATCAGTTAAGGAATCTTGCTTGCTTTAAATCGCCGGAGCTATAGTGAAAACTGTACGCACTTCAAGCAGACTGACGATCCGAAGCGACAAGCGCAGTGGACCGCGACGTTGATGACTTGAAGCAAGAATCAGAATCACgccaagtcaagtcaagtcaagccAAGCCAGAAAAGAACAGTAACACGATTTTATGTGTTTATATTATCTATAGAAATCAAAGAACTTTGCTTTAATTAATCAATTCATCGCGTACATAAAAACTGTTTTATGTGTTGAAGAGTTACTGTAGCTTTAAAGTTTTCAAGCGAGTTTGCAAACTTGATAGTGCTCACGTAAGCAAGAAGATCAACGCGTAATTTAATATCGTAAAACGTTTTCGTATTTCTAATCAAAAGAAAATCCAAATTACTAATTTAGGGTATCAACGCTTTACCTTATTTAAGCTTTACATATTTGAAATTTAATCAATAGTAAACATACCGGCTATAATATGACTGATCAGCCGAGAAATTCCAAAGATCAGCCCTCTAGAAATGCCGAAGAAAGTCCAGTCTTCGAAATTGAAGTACCAGAAAAGAGTACAAGAATTGATGTTCCTTATGCAAATAGTGATAATGACGAGATAGTTGTCCGAGAGCTTGCTAAAGATTTCAATGAAGCCTTCTCAAAATGGGAACACAACGCTGCCAGAGCAGAATCCTATCTAAGTTCGCGGCAACCATCAATGCAAGTAAATGAGGGTGAAAGAACTTTCGACCTGAACTTCCTCAGTAAACAAGTTAACGATGCATATGAAAGGTTGCGACAAATTCAAACGCCAGACCAGGACATCGTAAGAAAGATAGACATCTGTGATGTTCTCACTCGAAGTCTCCAGAAAAGGCTAGAATCATATTTGTCCTCGAGAGAATTGTTAAATAAGGATGTCAACAACGATGATAGCCAGTCGGTTCGAAGCAAAATATCTTGTAGATCCAGCATTTCGAGGCGTTCAATTAAGTCCTCTATCTTCAGCGTTAAAAGAGCCGATGCTGCTGCAGATCTGGCTGCGAAACAAATTGAACTCGATGCTTTTCAAGCcaaggcaaaacacaaagaagTAACCGCAAGATTGGAAGCAGAACTCGCTCGACGAAAGGCACTGTTGGAACAAATGGAAATAaacgaacaaattcaaatagCGAATGCAAGacttaatgcatatcaagagaTTGATAAAGAAGAAGAAGTGAGGTTCGTTGAACATCAACCCGTTGCCGAAGACGTCGATGAAAGAAATATGAGCATACGCAACGCTATAAGACCAATTTCGTTCCCAGGGCCCGCGAAGCCATTAAGTCAGTCTCCACATGATTATCCCTCTCAGCAAGTTAATTGCGATACAAGGAGAATTAATCATGATCCACCCCTTCCGCGTAAATCTCTCGACAATAGCGAACCTTATCATAAACATTTGTACCAGCAACCCTACAACCCTCGAATTGAATCAACACCAAGATCAGACAACACGGCTGCCAGCGCAGCAGCAATTGCCGCCGCGATCACAGATTCCATCAGCATGAGTCGCCTTCCAGTACCAGAGCCAATTATTTTCAAGGGTGATCCCATTGAGTATTCACATTGGAAGTCCTCCTTCTACGCTCTTGTGGATCGTAAATGTATATCAGCAAGTGACAAGATGTATTATTTAAGAAGATATATAGAAGGGCCTGCCAAAGAAGCTATTTGCGGTCTCTTTTTACATGGTTCTAAAGAAGCGTATGATCGCGCGTGGAAGATACTAGACGAAAGATTTGGCCACCCTTTCGTCATAACTAAGGCGTACCGAAGTAAACTACAACAATGGCCGAAGATAAATTCTAGAGACTATCGAGGTCTTCAAAGGTTTGCTGATTTCTTATCAAGTATAGAAGCAGTCATGAATTCTATTCAAGGTCTCAATATTCTGAACGATTACACTGAGAATCAGAAGTTACTTGCCAAATTACCAGACTGGCTAATTTCGAGATGGAACAGGGAAGTTAATGCGTACCTTAAAGGAACTAAAGTCTATCCTGACTTCAAGACGTTTGTGTCTTTCGTAAGCGAAGAAGCTAACTTGGGTTGCAATCCAATATCCTCCTGTAGCGCAGTAAAGGAAGCTGAAGCATTAAACGGTATGCAAGGAAATCACCGACAAAAGGACATGAGAGAGAAGAAGACCATTTTTCTCTCCAATCAAGGCATCGAAGCGAGTCCCAAGTCTAAGAAAACCTCCAAACAACAGGTCACCTGTATCTTCTGTACCAAGACTGGCCATCAACTAGACCTGTGCATGAAATTCCTTGAACAAAGCACTGAAAATAGGTTATCGTTTGTTAAAGAAAATAACTTATGTTTCGGATGTCTGAGAAAAGGTCACATTTCCAGCGAGTGCCGAAGAAGACTCGTCTGTTCAACGTGCAATAAGAAACATCCCACCTGCCTTCACGAAGAACGAGATACGAGAAAGGAAGAAGACGAACCCAGAGACCCTCACAAGTCCCTGACCTCTTGTACATCACAAGGAGTTTCAAGTACCACTACCTCAATGATAGTCCCAGTATGGCTGTCCTCTTCGAGATCTAACGAAGAAGTTCTTACGTACGCAATTCTGGATACCCAGAGCGATGCCACCTTCATACTTAAAGAAATATGTGACGATCTCGATGTAGAAATGCAACCAACAAAACTTCGTTTAAGTACAATCACTAATCAAGAATCGCTTGTTGACAGTCACAGAATTACAGACCTTCAAGTTAGAGGCTACAGCTCTGATATCCAAATTCCTATACCCGTTGCATACACAAGTACTTCAATCCCAGCAAACGAAAGCCATATTCCAACTAAaacaacagcaaagaaatggcgCCACCTACAAGAGATTCAAGATGAAATGCCCCATCTGCTAGATTGTAACGTTGGCCTATTGATTGGTTACGACTGCCCCCAAGCCCTGTCGCCGAGAGAGGTCATAGCCGGCAAGAACAATGAACCGTATGGGATTAAGACAGATCTTGGTTGGAGCATCGTAGGGGGCAGTGACGTTCGAGGCGAAAAAACCCTGTGCCATAGAGTTGCCGTTAAAGAGCTTCCTGCTGTTTCGATGAGAGATATTCTAAGAGTTCTCGAGTCTGACTTCAAAGACAACAAAGAAGACAAAAGGGTTTCTCAagaagatctacagttccttgAAAGCATGGAAAGTGGTATTAGAAAGACTGAAAATCTACATTACGAGATGCCTTTACCCTTTAAGAAACGGCCACTTCTACCTAATAATCGTCTCATGGCTCTCACTCGCCTGGAACACCTCAAAAGAAAGTTCATTAAAGATCGCAAGTACAAGGAAGACTACATCAAGTTTATAAACGAAATGTTAAGCAGAGGCGACGCAGAGGAAGCGCCATCAGTATCACCAGAAAACCAAGAAACCTGGTATATACCTCATCACGGTGTCTATCACCCCAAGAAACAGAAGATCCGTGTAGTGTTTGACTGTTCGGCTAGATTCAAGGGAAGTTCTCTTAACGACCAATTGCTCAGTGGACCAGATCTCACGAACAACCTATTGGGTGTACTATGCAGATTCAGAATGTATCATTACGCCATCACTTGCGATGTGGAGAAAATGTTCCACCAATTTATTGTGCCTGAAAAGGATCGAAACTATCTGCGCTTCCTTTGGTGGCCCAATGGAGACACTGAGTTACAACCCAAAGAGTATAGGATGAAGGTTCACTTGTTCGGAGCCACATCATCACCAGGATGTGCTAGTTACGCGCTTAAGCACTTGGCCAACCAAGAAAGAGTGACGTACCCTACAGCAGCTCACTTTATTATCCATGACTTCTATGTAGACGATGGTCTAACAAGCGTAGAGTCTAAAGAGGAAGCAAAGGAACTCATCGAAGGAGCTCGGGAAGTATGTAGAAGAGGAGGCCTTCGACTACATAAGTTTATCGCCAACGATCGCTCGGTGATGGAATCCATTCCGAAAAGTGAACAGGCAAGCGACATCAACTGGAATCTACCTTCCGAGCCACTTTCGATAGAGAGAGTCCTTGGAGTGCAGTGGTTCGTTGGTCTAGACAGCTTTGGCTTCTCTATCGTCTTAAAGGATCAACCCCTGACAAGAAGAGGTGTACTATCAACAGTTGCATCCATCTACGATCCTCTTGGATTTCTGGCCCCATTGGTGTTAAAGGCTAAGAGGATCCTTCAAGAAGTCTGTCAAAAAGGCGTCAGTTGGGACAGTCCGTTGCCAGATGAACTACGCCCAAGATGGGAGAAGTGGAAGGCAGATCTCCTGAAGCTCCAAAACTTAAGAATACCAAGATGTTTTATTCCCAAGACGATGGGCAAACGACGTAGCTACGAATTGCATCATTTTGCAGATGCGAGCACGTCTGGTTATGGTAACTGCTCTTACCTAAGAATCAAGGACGAGAATAATCAAGTGAATGTAGCATTGGTCATTGGGAAGTCACGGGTAGCGCCCACAAAGATAACGACGATTCCGAGGTTGGAATTAACAGCTGCGTTGGTCTCAGCAAGGGTGGGAACGAAGATCCGAGAAGAGTTATGTTATCCCAATTTAACAGAGTTCTTTTGGACCGATTCGAAAGTGGTCTTGGGGTACATTAAAAACGAAGCGAAAAGATTTCACACCTTTGTTGCTAACAGAGTGCAAGAGATCAAGACACGTACTAACATAAAGCAGTGGCGTTATGTTGACACCAAGAATAACCCAGCTGACCATGCTTCT
Proteins encoded:
- the LOC137981857 gene encoding uncharacterized protein, with amino-acid sequence MTDQPRNSKDQPSRNAEESPVFEIEVPEKSTRIDVPYANSDNDEIVVRELAKDFNEAFSKWEHNAARAESYLSSRQPSMQVNEGERTFDLNFLSKQVNDAYERLRQIQTPDQDIVRKIDICDVLTRSLQKRLESYLSSRELLNKDVNNDDSQSVRSKISCRSSISRRSIKSSIFSVKRADAAADLAAKQIELDAFQAKAKHKEVTARLEAELARRKALLEQMEINEQIQIANARLNAYQEIDKEEEVRFVEHQPVAEDVDERNMSIRNAIRPISFPGPAKPLSQSPHDYPSQQVNCDTRRINHDPPLPRKSLDNSEPYHKHLYQQPYNPRIESTPRSDNTAASAAAIAAAITDSISMSRLPVPEPIIFKGDPIEYSHWKSSFYALVDRKCISASDKMYYLRRYIEGPAKEAICGLFLHGSKEAYDRAWKILDERFGHPFVITKAYRSKLQQWPKINSRDYRGLQRFADFLSSIEAVMNSIQGLNILNDYTENQKLLAKLPDWLISRWNREVNAYLKGTKVYPDFKTFVSFVSEEANLGCNPISSCSAVKEAEALNGMQGNHRQKDMREKKTIFLSNQGIEASPKSKKTSKQQVTCIFCTKTGHQLDLCMKFLEQSTENRLSFVKENNLCFGCLRKGHISSECRRRLVCSTCNKKHPTCLHEERDTRKEEDEPRDPHKSLTSCTSQGVSSTTTSMIVPVWLSSSRSNEEVLTYAILDTQSDATFILKEICDDLDVEMQPTKLRLSTITNQESLVDSHRITDLQVRGYSSDIQIPIPVAYTSTSIPANESHIPTKTTAKKWRHLQEIQDEMPHLLDCNVGLLIGYDCPQALSPREVIAGKNNEPYGIKTDLGWSIVGGSDVRGEKTLCHRVAVKELPAVSMRDILRVLESDFKDNKEDKRVSQEDLQFLESMESGIRKTENLHYEMPLPFKKRPLLPNNRLMALTRLEHLKRKFIKDRKYKEDYIKFINEMLSRGDAEEAPSVSPENQETWYIPHHGVYHPKKQKIRVVFDCSARFKGSSLNDQLLSGPDLTNNLLGVLCRFRMYHYAITCDVEKMFHQFIVPEKDRNYLRFLWWPNGDTELQPKEYRMKVHLFGATSSPGCASYALKHLANQERVTYPTAAHFIIHDFYVDDGLTSVESKEEAKELIEGAREVCRRGGLRLHKFIANDRSVMESIPKSEQASDINWNLPSEPLSIERVLGVQWFVGLDSFGFSIVLKDQPLTRRGVLSTVASIYDPLGFLAPLVLKAKRILQEVCQKGVSWDSPLPDELRPRWEKWKADLLKLQNLRIPRCFIPKTMGKRRSYELHHFADASTSGYGNCSYLRIKDENNQVNVALVIGKSRVAPTKITTIPRLELTAALVSARVGTKIREELCYPNLTEFFWTDSKVVLGYIKNEAKRFHTFVANRVQEIKTRTNIKQWRYVDTKNNPADHASRGRTAEELVKSNWLSGPSFLWEKEIPSNKEETPVLQIGDPEVKATTVLTTVKKQDEFSLVNCISKFSDWRRAVAVITYLRRLIQRNKPTSIHRTLTETQEAEFAIFKAVQRCTFKEEITNLSAKGGNHQLAKNSPLIRLDPFLDKYGILKVGGRLQQSSFPFEERHPVILPKAHHVTALIIDHFHKKVKHQGRGITMNEIRSNGIWVLSLSSAVSSLIHKCVKCRRQRRPLEDQKMANLPMDRIEPSPPFTYCGMDCFGPFMIKEGRREMKKYAVIFTCMNSRAVHIEVLDDMTTDAFLNALRCFIAMRGPVHQLRSDQGSNFVGARNELAAAIKEMNVNKIASHLRDHDCEFLLNSPYSSHRGGVWERQIKTVRSILDHLLKDFARRLDTSSFRTFLYEVMAIINSRPLSIQCLSDPLSPIPLTPNHLLTMKQRVYSPPPGCFTPEDIYARKRWRRVQYVVEQFWSRWRKEYLANLNTRHKWPRSKRNLKVGDIVIISEDAPRAQWPLGKIVEATKDEQGLVRTVKILMGTKSQTKGPSIIERAVQKVVLLFEATERE